A single region of the Pseudorhodoplanes sp. genome encodes:
- a CDS encoding 3-isopropylmalate dehydratase small subunit, with the protein MSGRVFVFGDNIDTDALAPGRYMKAPIEELAQHCLEAVDPGFASAVRPGDVVVAGRNFGLGSSREQAAQALKVLGVSAVIAKSFGGIFLRNALNLGLPVMVCPEIDDIHPNDRVTVDLARGEITNESRGVVLSGEALPGFLLEMLADGGLVPHLEKKLASKRKTG; encoded by the coding sequence GTGAGCGGTCGCGTGTTTGTCTTCGGCGACAATATCGATACGGATGCGCTTGCTCCCGGCCGCTACATGAAAGCGCCGATCGAGGAATTGGCGCAGCATTGCCTTGAGGCAGTGGATCCTGGTTTCGCAAGTGCGGTTCGACCTGGCGACGTTGTGGTCGCCGGGCGGAATTTCGGACTCGGCTCTTCCCGTGAACAGGCGGCGCAGGCGCTGAAGGTTCTGGGTGTGTCGGCCGTCATTGCGAAGTCCTTTGGGGGCATTTTCCTGCGCAATGCGCTCAATCTCGGCCTTCCGGTCATGGTTTGTCCGGAAATAGACGATATCCATCCCAACGATCGCGTCACGGTCGATCTCGCCAGGGGCGAAATCACTAACGAGAGCCGTGGAGTCGTTCTGTCGGGAGAAGCCTTGCCCGGATTTCTGCTGGAGATGCTCGCAGACGGCGGGCTCGTGCCCCACCTCGAGAAGAAACTGGCTTCGAAGCGAAAAACCGGATGA